AATGATACTGATGAAACCTTTTCACCTGTTATCCAGCAATTGAATCAATTATTTTTGAGATCTTACAGATGTTATTGTTCTCCCTGACATGATAAAATGTTTGCCcatttaaattcaatatttcaaaatagCCTTCTTCTGCGCTGCACTAGCTATGGCAGGCTAGGACACGCCAAATGGAAACATTGAATTTAAACGGCGGTTTCCTCCAAGGCAAACGAAAATACTTTGTAGAACCTCAGAGGTTCATAAAAGTTCGGGTTCTGGGAAGAAGCTCCAGGTTACAGGTCGTTAAGTTCCTGCAGGGGAACCTGGCCTGGACACCAACCATATCTGTGCACAAAATCCATTTCACTTCAGGCCAGAGATTCCCTCCCTTCTGGACTTGGGCCTGAATAGAGAACAGTTGAAAAGAAACGTTTCAGTGTCCGTTCAGCTGTGATCTATGAgtgtcagctgctgtcaatttcagcattttctttttgaaatctGGAGCTCTCTGTCACTATTAGGATTTACTTCCTCGGTGCGACGTGCGTCCCCTCGAGACTCACAAACAGTACATTCATGCAGTTAATTttcagagaggtcagaggtgaacGGTTCCCTGCAGCAGCCGGAGGTTCAGCAGCTTCCCCAAGGACGCCGTGATGGTGGAGCACATTAACTCTCTGAGAGGACTGACCCTCTGGCCTCTGGGTGATGGAGCTGCCAGTCATGTGTTTCCACAAAATGTATAACCCACAGTCCCACCAACAAACGCTTTCCgtgaaatatgttttatgaaTAATATAACGGACAAGCTTTTGTGCTCTAATAATTTCTTTGACGGGTGCATGGTGTCAATATTTGCCTGAAGCCCTTTCGAAACTGTCAAACTACTGCGTGTGAAAGGATTGCTCCTCCGCTGCTTCTTCAATACTTTTGAACTTACAGAGACGATATGAATAAAGACACTGGGTCTCATACAAGAACCTTGTCTTATTCTCCTaaacctctctttctttattttgcgCTTGTAAGAGAGTTGCAAGCCATATTCAGCAAACTCTCTTCACTGCACAACTTGTCTTAACTTGCTCGTTTCAGCCTAATGAATACCACCTGTCCATGAGCAGGTGCGCCATTTCATCATTAACTTAATCGGTGTCCCCAAATTGCTTCATTTGTGGGCAAGTTTCATCCACAGAAATGTCaccaaagagtaaaaagagGAACTTCACGTCTTGCTGTCAGAAatcagcagacaaacacaaacctaaTTTAGCAGTGACAGTTGTATTAGGGGACCaaagaaatgagaaactgtTATTAAAGACGGAACGGTTTTGTCAAAAAATCAACGTGATCCACGACTTAAATGAAAGGCagagatggatgatggattCCACTGTCAGGTCCAATAACAGAGGACGTTCACCTGGACAGTGACCTGCATAAACAGCCTGAAGATGCAGAATTTTCCTGATAGCTTTTGACCTGCAAGCTGTCAGTCCAAAATCCTCAtgccaacaaaaacaacaaaatatttcaaaagaagttcACGCCTCGTAGGACTCGCCAGGAACACTGAATTTAGTTtgtgtcaaaaagaaaaatctgaatacAACAAAGTTGATGATTGGTTTCGTGCATCACTTGTACGTTAAAGGTTACGGCTTGATGCGATCACCGCACACCACTGATAGAGAGTAACGTGGTAATGCGTCAAGAAACGCAGCGAGCTAGCAAACGTGGACGTACCGTAAACAAGTCAgattgaaatgttttatgaggaaggaaatgcattcaacacatttgtgaGGCCTAATGGAAACACACAATGTTCTTTTTTGCAGTTATTGGGGGAGAAACACTAAATATAAACGTATGAATTTGATTGTTTGGAGAAAGACTCCACAGGCCACCTTTACAGTGGTTTCTGCGTGGGACCCAGTGTGTTGAAGTAACCGTGATGCTGCCATGATGTGCGCTTTTCAAATACATCTGCAGTTTCTGTACAGTAGTCAAACGGCTATAGGCAAGTATTCACACCTACTCTCATGGAGTATTAGAGGACAGATAAGAGTTGAAAACACTCATCTTTGTTTCGCTCTATAGGCTTTCGCTCGTCTCGTTTGTCCTGAAGCAAGAATGAAACGTGAAAACCATCACAAAGCTGCTGAGGACCGAAGAAGCACGTTGTCAttcaaacattttgtcattatacTCCAGTTTCACCAACAGCATCAACGGACATGTAGTTTTAATAGAACTCTCAACACTAGTTTTCACATCAAGCGTCATAAATAGGACCTGGCCTGGACACGGACACTTTAAGTGCTATGTgtagtattttgtgtttgtcagagtttCCTGTCCCGAGGCAGATCATGCTCCTTCCTTGTTCCCTGCTTCACCCCCCCTGAATCCATCTGAAGGAACCAGATGAAGGATGAGAGACAAAATCCAGCTTGTAAAACCACAGTAAAAATACTTGAAGCTGCAGTTCTTCTAGTGGCCACAACACGCTGGCTTAAAGAAAATATACGTATATATCTATAGAAACACATCTGGGCTCCTGTTCCTCTAAACGCTCATTGATTTTCTTTAGTTTCTCTTCCTGAAAAAGAGACACATGTTCCTGTCGTGTACTactcatattcatattcaagaTGAATGAGTATCTccttcattgttttgatttgtcaaCATACAAAAAAACTACAGCCATTAAGTTTTAGCAACAGCATGCATAATACCTCATCGCAATCTCCCTTATAAGAGGCATCCCACCATGCTCTCTTCTGATTTCATCTTGTCATCACGAAAAGTttaattcataagcaataaaacgcCCCCTAACGTAGTTCAGTACTGTCAGGGTTTTGCTGGTCTGGTACTACAGCACCAGTAAGGtagatgttgctgtgtgtctgacattacagagtcagtttgctgactttataACGTTTCTCTTCTTGTGCTACTGTTCCGCTGCTCTTCAGCATTCACCATTATGTTGTGACTGCCACTTCTGGCCACAGAGGGCGCTGTCCAGCAAAAGTTAAAATTGATAATATTGATGTTAAAATACTACACATAGCACCTTGAAATATGCTGGAGAACACCTGCTTTGCCTCCACGAAGATTCTTAACTCCGAGAATCTCAAAGTCAAAGATCTTTTCACACTTCATATTGATTTTAATACATAAAGAACACCTCTGTCTAACGTTGTTCATTTCACTGACGTTTCCTCCGTCTCTTCTTGTCAAGTTAATAATCTTcttcaaacagaaaatgtgggcTGCTGTGCTTTCGTGTTCGGTGACAGAACCTGTGACCAGTTCAGACCTAAAGGGGCAGTTTGGCTCATCATCTCGTCACGCCTCATGtggccacgccccccccccatcccacaTGACCCTCCCGTTCCCGTGCATGGCTCAGCACTGCTCCTCCCCCAGCGAGTCTGTGTTCTCACCCAGGTCTATGGAGGCTGACGCGACTCTCATCTTGCCCCGTCCGGGACCCGGGCCGGGACCGGGACCCGGGCCGGGACCGGGGCCCCCGACAACGAGCCCGGCTCTGGTTCCGCCTTGGCCGGGGTAGACCTCCACAGTGCTGGAGATGGACTGGAGGGAGCGGTCTCGGAAATAGTGGAAAGCTTCCTGGTCCAGGTAGTTCTGCTCCTCGCGCAGGCCCTGCTCAAACAGCTTACGCTTGTGTCTGAACTCGATCACCGTCTTGGTGTAGGAGTTGAGGGTGGTGACGGAGGCGGCCATGCAGCACGTGAAGGAGCCCCAGGCCATGCTggttagagagagacaggaagacatgTTGGTGAAGAGAAGGTGAGAATGGAGGGAAGAAGCAGTCAATCTCTCCGCTCATACTGATATGTTTTAACCACGCTGGCACTATGTCTGTTGCTCGTCTACCagtttgatccagactgaaatatcttggcAACTATTGGACAGATTACCAAGATATTTGGGACAGGTATTCATGTTC
The sequence above is a segment of the Enoplosus armatus isolate fEnoArm2 chromosome 17, fEnoArm2.hap1, whole genome shotgun sequence genome. Coding sequences within it:
- the gsg1l gene encoding germ cell-specific gene 1-like protein; translated protein: MCLELFHSSNVIDGLKLNAFAAVFTVLSGLLGMVAHMMYTQVFQITVSLGPEDWRPHSWDYGWSFCMAWGSFTCCMAASVTTLNSYTKTVIEFRHKRKLFEQGLREEQNYLDQEAFHYFRDRSLQSISSTVEVYPGQGGTRAGLVVGGPGPGPGPGPGPGPGRGKMRVASASIDLGENTDSLGEEQC